The Anabaena sp. WA102 genome contains a region encoding:
- a CDS encoding type II toxin-antitoxin system HicA family toxin, which yields MTKLPTITGEELIAALEKVGFYIVRQKGSHVRMKHEDNRVVSIPSHSGKTIGKGLLVKIIRDADLTKDELIELLN from the coding sequence ATGACTAAATTACCAACAATTACAGGAGAAGAACTGATTGCTGCATTAGAAAAAGTAGGTTTTTATATAGTCAGACAAAAGGGAAGTCATGTCAGAATGAAACATGAAGATAATCGAGTTGTTTCTATTCCTTCTCATAGTGGTAAAACTATCGGAAAAGGTTTATTAGTAAAAATAATTCGAGATGCAGATTTAACTAAAGATGAATTGATAGAACTTTTAAATTAG
- a CDS encoding YbjQ family protein, with protein sequence MLLTTTDVIQGAVIQSYLGIVTAEVVYGSNFLRDFLASIRDIVGGRTGSYERLFEEGQRKAMEELEQRAQRLGADAVVGIAVDTGTINVDQSGVLLVITATGTAVKIR encoded by the coding sequence ATGCTTTTAACTACTACTGATGTGATTCAAGGTGCTGTAATTCAATCCTACTTAGGTATTGTTACAGCAGAAGTTGTCTATGGTAGCAATTTTCTCCGGGATTTTTTAGCGAGTATTCGGGATATTGTTGGTGGACGCACTGGCAGCTATGAGCGTCTCTTTGAAGAAGGGCAGCGGAAAGCAATGGAGGAATTAGAACAAAGAGCGCAACGTTTAGGCGCAGATGCTGTTGTCGGTATTGCTGTTGATACTGGGACAATTAATGTTGATCAATCTGGTGTTTTATTAGTAATTACAGCCACAGGAACAGCGGTCAAAATTCGTTAA
- a CDS encoding SulP family inorganic anion transporter: protein MAIANTLQESKLLRLRRWFSNLRGDLTGGLTAAVVALPLALAFAVASGVEPKAGLYTAIVAGIVAAIFGGSPVQITGPTGAMAVVLVGIVAKYGIEKVWIAGVMAGMIQIALGVAKLGQLVKFIPYPVTAGFTNGIAVIIFCGQLNNFFGLKLPRSEHFLPGVWQSLTHVEALNWAAVGLAIVVIVTTVLWPKINNTIPGSLVGLVLATGIATYFHLNIPTIGAIPQSLPMPQGIPHWNDFSVIRELINPALALAALGSIESLLSAVVADGMTVSEKHNSDRELIGQGLANIIVPFFAGIPATGAIARTAVNVRSGGKTRLSGVIHGAALAMIVLTLAPLAAQIPLAALAGILMVVSVRMIEWEAIGLLMRATYSDFAVMILTWLVTILFDLVLAVEVGLIAAGALFIKRMSDLSLVKIPETEVFPPGTSLELGKEIAVYRVDGPVFFGAAERFATFIRDEPEVKYLILRLRFVPNMDTTGLVALEDIYHDLERHNCRLILTGLQPEVKQLLERSGLLKTIGLSNCFETTTDAIYSISPEIIEYSQPGAIDLKSKELMELND from the coding sequence ATGGCGATCGCAAATACCCTCCAAGAATCAAAGCTTTTGCGTCTGAGGCGCTGGTTTAGTAATCTGCGTGGCGATTTGACGGGAGGATTAACAGCAGCAGTAGTAGCATTACCTTTGGCTTTAGCTTTTGCTGTAGCCAGTGGAGTCGAACCAAAAGCGGGACTCTATACTGCTATTGTTGCGGGAATTGTGGCGGCCATTTTTGGCGGTTCTCCAGTCCAGATTACCGGACCAACGGGGGCAATGGCCGTGGTTTTGGTGGGAATTGTTGCTAAATACGGGATTGAGAAAGTTTGGATTGCTGGAGTAATGGCTGGTATGATCCAAATTGCTTTGGGTGTAGCCAAACTCGGACAGCTAGTGAAGTTTATTCCCTACCCAGTGACAGCAGGTTTTACTAATGGGATTGCTGTTATTATTTTTTGTGGTCAATTAAATAATTTCTTTGGTTTAAAACTACCCCGAAGTGAACATTTTTTGCCGGGAGTTTGGCAAAGTTTAACTCATGTAGAAGCTTTAAATTGGGCAGCAGTGGGACTGGCAATTGTGGTAATTGTCACTACAGTTTTATGGCCAAAAATAAATAATACCATACCCGGTTCTTTAGTGGGGTTGGTGTTAGCAACGGGAATAGCTACTTATTTCCATTTGAATATTCCCACAATTGGCGCGATTCCCCAATCTTTACCCATGCCCCAAGGGATTCCCCACTGGAATGATTTTAGTGTAATTCGAGAACTAATTAATCCAGCTTTGGCTTTAGCCGCATTGGGAAGTATTGAATCTTTATTATCAGCGGTTGTAGCTGACGGTATGACGGTCAGTGAGAAACATAATAGCGATCGCGAATTAATTGGTCAAGGGTTAGCAAATATCATTGTCCCATTTTTTGCTGGTATTCCTGCCACAGGGGCAATTGCGCGAACTGCTGTTAATGTCCGTTCTGGTGGAAAAACCCGACTATCTGGAGTAATTCACGGCGCTGCATTAGCCATGATTGTGCTAACTTTAGCACCCCTAGCGGCACAGATTCCCCTAGCGGCATTAGCGGGAATCCTGATGGTAGTTAGTGTGCGAATGATTGAATGGGAAGCCATTGGCTTGTTAATGCGGGCTACCTATTCCGACTTTGCGGTGATGATTCTGACTTGGTTGGTGACAATCTTATTTGACTTAGTTCTCGCTGTCGAGGTAGGATTAATTGCTGCCGGCGCTTTGTTCATCAAACGCATGAGTGATTTAAGTTTAGTGAAGATTCCCGAAACCGAAGTATTCCCCCCCGGAACTTCGCTAGAATTAGGGAAAGAAATTGCTGTTTATCGAGTAGATGGTCCGGTATTTTTTGGGGCTGCGGAGAGATTTGCTACCTTTATTCGAGATGAACCAGAAGTCAAATATTTAATTCTGCGGTTGCGGTTTGTGCCAAATATGGATACAACTGGGTTAGTGGCTTTAGAGGATATTTACCACGACTTAGAACGCCATAATTGTCGTTTAATTCTCACAGGTTTACAACCGGAAGTTAAACAACTGCTAGAACGTTCGGGATTATTAAAAACTATTGGTTTGTCCAATTGTTTTGAAACAACCACAGATGCTATTTATTCTATCTCTCCTGAAATTATAGAATATTCGCAACCAGGAGCAATTGATTTGAAATCAAAAGAATTAATGGAATTAAATGACTAA
- a CDS encoding type II toxin-antitoxin system HicB family antitoxin — MKNKEFYVVIERDEDGMYIGEVPQLKACYSQGETIDELIKNIKEVIEMCLEELEEELTTEFIGVQKVVLS; from the coding sequence ATGAAAAACAAAGAATTTTATGTAGTAATTGAAAGAGATGAAGATGGTATGTATATTGGTGAAGTTCCCCAACTTAAAGCCTGTTATAGTCAAGGAGAAACTATTGATGAACTCATTAAAAATATTAAAGAAGTTATTGAAATGTGTTTAGAAGAACTAGAAGAGGAATTAACCACAGAATTTATTGGTGTGCAAAAAGTAGTATTATCATGA
- a CDS encoding SWIM zinc finger family protein, translated as MSNETLQASREWWSQRWLDLLDSYRFKKRLERARNYSRQGNVLSIKFKAAKVLARVQGSEAEPYKVSLSLDAFSDEEWGYVVETMSQKAIFAAKLLAGEMPQNIEEVFISNGLSLFPFTLTDVHSKCSCPDKAVPCKHIGAVYYQLGDRFSEDPFVLFQLRGRTKEQIISDLRQLRSTKNVETIQETSAIQPEVSGNKYPVKIDDFWQYNQPLESSLVVISPAVSETVLDTLGTIPLAKDEENPTNLPAGELVMKYLKSLYQDVSQKAFLAAMNVGR; from the coding sequence ATGAGTAACGAAACCTTACAAGCAAGTCGGGAATGGTGGTCACAAAGATGGTTAGATCTACTAGATTCTTACCGATTTAAAAAGCGATTAGAACGGGCAAGAAATTATTCTCGACAAGGAAATGTTCTCAGTATTAAATTTAAAGCTGCGAAAGTATTAGCGAGGGTACAAGGTAGTGAAGCAGAACCTTATAAGGTTTCTTTATCTCTTGATGCTTTTAGTGATGAAGAATGGGGTTATGTGGTGGAAACTATGTCCCAAAAGGCGATTTTTGCGGCTAAGTTATTAGCGGGAGAAATGCCACAAAATATTGAAGAAGTTTTTATCAGTAATGGTTTATCGTTGTTTCCCTTTACTCTTACTGATGTTCACAGTAAATGTTCTTGTCCTGATAAGGCTGTTCCTTGTAAACATATAGGTGCAGTATATTATCAATTAGGCGATCGCTTTAGTGAAGACCCCTTTGTATTATTTCAACTACGTGGACGCACCAAAGAGCAAATTATCAGCGACTTACGCCAATTACGCAGCACTAAAAATGTCGAGACAATTCAGGAAACATCGGCAATTCAACCAGAAGTTTCTGGAAATAAATATCCCGTTAAAATAGATGATTTTTGGCAATATAATCAGCCGTTAGAATCGTCTTTAGTAGTAATTTCACCTGCGGTTAGTGAAACAGTATTAGATACATTAGGGACAATTCCTTTAGCAAAAGATGAAGAAAATCCAACTAATTTACCTGCTGGTGAATTGGTGATGAAATATTTAAAATCCCTTTATCAAGATGTCAGTCAAAAAGCTTTTTTAGCAGCGATGAATGTAGGGAGATGA
- a CDS encoding tetratricopeptide repeat protein: MYKKTSVLLTALLLGCLFTSTPVVAKADVLLTQVNNPELKNLIDEGKRLVDSKDYNGAIAIYQKAAKLDPKNERIYAGIGYLYTQQGNFTSALDAYRRAIAINPNNSDFYYAVGYLKSSTKDNKGAKEAYRRAIQLNRNNLNAYLGLGVAQTSLGDYQSAMWAYEQAINLDKNNPRTYELIGSMFKQRRQTTQANKVFKKALDLYQQGNDAEGAARIQAMLQEIGG, from the coding sequence ATGTACAAAAAAACATCAGTCCTGTTAACTGCCTTATTATTAGGATGTTTATTTACTAGCACACCTGTAGTAGCAAAAGCTGATGTCCTACTGACACAGGTGAATAATCCAGAGTTGAAAAACTTGATAGATGAGGGGAAAAGACTGGTAGATTCTAAAGATTATAATGGAGCGATCGCTATTTATCAAAAAGCCGCAAAATTAGATCCCAAAAATGAAAGAATTTATGCTGGGATTGGCTACTTATATACTCAACAAGGCAATTTCACCTCCGCTTTAGATGCTTATCGTCGAGCTATTGCCATTAATCCTAATAATAGTGATTTTTACTATGCTGTTGGTTATCTGAAAAGTAGTACAAAAGATAACAAAGGCGCAAAAGAAGCTTACCGTCGGGCTATCCAGTTAAATCGGAATAATCTCAACGCTTATTTAGGATTAGGAGTTGCTCAAACTAGCTTAGGTGATTATCAATCAGCCATGTGGGCTTATGAACAAGCAATTAATTTAGATAAAAATAATCCCCGCACCTATGAGTTAATTGGTTCTATGTTTAAACAACGACGACAAACGACACAAGCAAACAAAGTTTTCAAAAAGGCATTAGATTTATATCAGCAGGGAAATGACGCGGAAGGTGCTGCAAGAATACAAGCAATGCTGCAAGAAATAGGCGGTTAG
- a CDS encoding Uma2 family endonuclease, which yields MTITKYRADRVILHNISWQQFESLLQDLGENRAARVAYDDGNLEIMTPLPEHEQYKEVISDAVKDIAEELDLDYESLGSTTWKKERKMAGIEADNCFYFQNEPLVRGRLDLDLQKDPPPDLALEIDVTSKSLDRFPIYARLGVSEIWCYDSGELKIYLLQAGEYLESEKSSVFPSLEIRDLPKIIEQNRANGRRSIRKAVREWVHQK from the coding sequence ATGACCATCACCAAATATCGCGCTGATAGAGTCATACTTCATAACATCAGTTGGCAACAGTTTGAAAGTCTTCTCCAAGATTTGGGAGAAAATCGGGCTGCTAGGGTGGCTTATGATGATGGAAATTTGGAAATTATGACCCCTTTACCAGAACACGAACAATATAAAGAAGTAATTAGTGATGCAGTTAAAGATATCGCTGAAGAGTTGGATTTAGACTATGAAAGTTTAGGTTCAACTACCTGGAAAAAAGAACGCAAAATGGCAGGAATAGAGGCAGATAATTGCTTTTATTTTCAAAATGAACCATTAGTTAGAGGTAGATTAGATTTAGATTTGCAAAAAGATCCACCTCCTGACTTAGCTTTAGAAATTGATGTTACGAGTAAGTCTTTAGACCGTTTTCCTATTTATGCTCGTTTGGGAGTTTCTGAAATTTGGTGTTATGATTCTGGTGAGTTGAAAATCTATCTTTTGCAAGCTGGGGAATATCTAGAATCCGAGAAAAGTTCAGTATTTCCTAGTTTAGAAATTCGGGATTTACCAAAAATAATTGAACAAAATCGGGCAAATGGTAGACGGTCAATTAGGAAGGCTGTTAGGGAATGGGTACATCAGAAATAA
- a CDS encoding HigA family addiction module antitoxin, with amino-acid sequence MENNLLYNPHAGEILKYQFLEELDISENTLAVNLGLTYPTIQGIITGKLKITADINLCLWLYFRFSDGYFLRLQNAY; translated from the coding sequence ATGGAAAACAACTTACTATATAATCCCCATGCTGGTGAAATTTTAAAATATCAATTTTTAGAAGAATTAGATATCAGCGAAAATACTTTAGCTGTTAATTTAGGTTTAACTTATCCTACTATTCAAGGAATTATTACAGGTAAACTTAAAATAACAGCAGATATAAATTTATGCCTTTGGCTCTATTTTAGATTTTCAGATGGTTATTTTTTAAGATTGCAAAATGCTTATTAA
- a CDS encoding carbonic anhydrase: MNKNINQCLCCSSRRHFLRSFLPAAVGFTVLQSATPAKATVNQSQALVLSCIDFRFLTAEQSFLRNKNLTDKYDLTALAGASLALTGFPHKSDAEAFWDQLDISYKLHHINKVIIIDHQDCGAYAMMIDPNLSKDPERELQVHTDYLNQAYSSICDRYPDLKVELYFATLNQGEFQQILPKL; this comes from the coding sequence ATGAATAAAAATATCAATCAATGTCTTTGTTGTTCTAGTCGTCGTCATTTTCTTAGATCTTTCCTTCCCGCAGCAGTGGGATTTACTGTTCTGCAATCAGCGACACCAGCAAAAGCCACAGTCAATCAATCCCAAGCTTTAGTTCTGAGTTGTATTGACTTCCGGTTTTTGACAGCAGAACAGTCTTTTTTAAGGAATAAAAATCTCACAGATAAATATGATTTAACAGCTTTAGCTGGTGCTTCATTAGCTTTAACAGGATTCCCCCACAAGTCTGATGCTGAAGCATTTTGGGATCAGTTAGACATATCCTATAAACTCCATCATATCAACAAAGTGATTATCATTGATCATCAGGATTGTGGGGCTTATGCAATGATGATTGACCCTAATTTAAGCAAAGATCCAGAACGAGAGTTGCAAGTACATACAGATTATTTAAATCAAGCTTATTCATCAATTTGCGATCGCTATCCTGATCTTAAAGTTGAACTGTATTTTGCAACTCTCAATCAAGGAGAATTCCAACAAATTTTACCAAAACTTTAA
- a CDS encoding Uma2 family endonuclease, translating to MVTLAPTHSDTHTNSVILHHISWQTFERILLETGDDRHNRFTYNQGILEIMTPLMPHEHNNRLLQNLIIVLVEELNLNVKSTGSLTCKREDLARGVEPDSSFYIQNEPIMRNKTSLDLTQDPPPDLVIEVDYASSSIDKLPIYLALGVPEVWRYDEPVMQIYSLSEDKYIPCNGSPTFANLPLNTEVPQFLASSLQVGEVSMIKNFRSWLKTQIS from the coding sequence ATGGTAACTCTAGCACCTACTCACAGCGACACTCACACCAATAGCGTCATTCTCCATCATATTTCTTGGCAGACATTTGAACGAATTTTATTAGAAACAGGTGATGATCGCCATAACAGGTTTACTTATAATCAGGGAATTCTAGAAATTATGACTCCATTAATGCCCCATGAACATAATAACCGTTTGTTACAAAATCTAATTATTGTTTTAGTTGAAGAGTTAAATCTCAATGTCAAAAGCACTGGTTCATTAACTTGCAAAAGAGAAGATTTAGCTAGAGGTGTAGAACCTGATTCCAGTTTCTATATTCAAAATGAACCAATCATGAGAAATAAAACCAGTTTAGATTTAACTCAAGATCCTCCACCTGATTTAGTCATAGAAGTTGATTATGCTAGTTCTTCTATTGATAAATTACCGATTTATTTAGCTTTAGGTGTTCCTGAAGTTTGGCGTTATGATGAACCTGTGATGCAAATTTATAGTTTATCTGAGGATAAATATATTCCTTGCAATGGTTCACCAACCTTTGCAAATTTACCTTTAAATACAGAAGTTCCTCAGTTTTTAGCTTCTAGTTTACAAGTGGGTGAGGTGTCAATGATTAAAAATTTTCGGAGTTGGTTAAAAACACAAATTTCTTGA